Proteins from a genomic interval of Xiphophorus maculatus strain JP 163 A chromosome 7, X_maculatus-5.0-male, whole genome shotgun sequence:
- the kdelc1 gene encoding KDEL motif-containing protein 1, with protein sequence MSVRLLLLLVFSLEVFRCELSEEKVGSVISAAKTLVWGPGLEADIVLPARFFYIQAVDNSGKNLTTSPGEKTFEVKMVSPTEQFTRIWIQVLDRRDGSFLVRYRTYATYTDLHIHVLLKAKHVAKSPYILQGRVYHEGCDCPQPSGSVWEKCMRCPESFAQISRDLSLYSSVDPDQNAQEIPKRFGQRQSLCHYTIKENKVYVKTFGEHVGFRIFMDAILLSLTRKVRLPDVEFFVNLGDWPLEKRKTTDKLHPIFSWCGSNNTSDIVMPTYDLTESVLESMGRVSLDMMSVQANTGPPWPEKNATAFWRGRDSRQERLQLVKLSRAHPDFIDAAFTNFFFFKHDESLYGPLVKHVSFFDFFKYKYQINIDGTVAAYRLPYLLAGDSVVLKQDSSYYEHFYNELRPWEHYIPIKANLGDLLEKIKWSRDHDDEARKIALAGQQFARSHLMGDSIFCYYYKLFKEYSRLQITEPKVREGMEFVEQPKDDLFPCSCDRTMAKDEL encoded by the exons ATGTCTGTTCgactgttgctgctgctggtttttaGTCTGGAGGTGTTCAGGTGTGAGCTATCCGAAGAAAAGGTTGGCTCGGTCATCAGTGCTGCTAAAACGTTGGTGTGGGGACCAGGGCTGGAGGCGGACATCGTCCTCCCTGCTCGATTCTTTTACATTCAGGCGGTGGACAACTCAGGGAAAAA TTTAACAACGTCGCCTGGAGAGAAGACTTTTGAGGTAAAGATGGTCTCCCCAACAGAGCAGTTCACCAGGATCTGGATTCAAGTTCTTGATCGTCGGGATGGGTCGTTCTTGGTTCGCTACAGGACGTACGCCACCTATACTGATCTGCACATCCATGTTCTGCTGAAGGCCAAGCATGTTGCCAAGTCACCCTATATTCTCCAAG GCAGAGTCTACCACGAAGGCTGTGACTGTCCCCAGCCAAGTGGTTCTGTATGGGAGAAATGCATGCGCTGTCCTGAGTCCTTCGCCCAGATAAGCAGGGATCTCTCCCTTTATTCAAGTGTTGATCCAGATCAGAATGCACAGGAGATCCCAAAGCGCTTTGGGCAGCGCCAAAGCCTCTGTCATTacacaattaaagaaaacaag GtgtatgtgaaaacatttggagAACATGTCGGTTTTAGAATCTTCATGGATGCCATCTTACTCTCACTCACAAGAAAG GTTCGACTCCCTGATGTTGAGTTCTTTGTAAATCTGGGTGACTGGCCCCTGGAGAAGAGGAAAACCACTGATAAGCTCCATCCTATCTTTTCTTGGTGTGGCTCAAACAACACCAGCGATATCGTCATGCCCACTTACGACCTGACGGAGTCAGTTCTAGAGAGCATGGGAAG AGTGAGCCTGGACATGATGTCGGTCCAGGCCAACACGGGGCCACCGTGGCCGGAGAAGAACGCCACGGCCTTCTGGAGGGGCCGGGACAGCCGCCAGGAGCGCCTACAGCTGGTCAAGCTTTCTAGAGCTCATCCCGACTTTATAGATGCTGCTTTCAccaacttcttcttcttcaaacaTGATGAGAGTCTCTACGGCCCGCTGGTCAAACATGtctctttctttgattttttcaAG TATAAGTATCAAATAAACATTGATGGGACAGTAGCCGCCTACCGTCTGCCGTATCTGCTGGCAGGAGACAGTGTGGTCTTAAAGCAGGATTCCAGTTACTACGAGCATTTCTACAATGAGCTGCGGCCGTGGGAGCATTACATCCCGATAAAAGCAAACCTGGGTGACCTGCTGGAAAAGATCAAGTGGTCCCGAGACCATGATGACGAG GCAAGGAAAATTGCCCTTGCAGGTCAGCAGTTTGCCCGCAGTCATTTAATGGGGGATAGTATATTCTGTTACTACTACAAGCTTTTCAAG GAGTATTCCAGACTGCAGATCACAGAGCCTAAGGTTCGGGAGGGCATGGAGTTTGTAGAGCAACCTAAAGATGACTTGTTTCCATGTTCCTGCGACCGGACAATG GCAAAAGATGAACTTTGA